A single region of the Stenotrophomonas sp. Marseille-Q4652 genome encodes:
- a CDS encoding ParB/RepB/Spo0J family partition protein, protein MSIGKPAGGKKRGLGRGLDALLGPKGNVTPTTVAAVAQPQPGEVLRKLPIDQLQPGKYQPRREMDEGKLAELSESIKAQGVIQPILVRQLPEGNYEIVAGERRWRASRLAGLDEVPVVVRELEDRTVIAMALIENIQREDLNPLEEAEALQRLITEFSLTHAEAAQAVGRSRASVSNLLRLIDLPVGVRVLLETRRLEMGHARALLTLAPELATKLAEEAADQGWSVREVEHRAQQFAAGKVPGARNAKPAPAAPQADIASLETELSESLGTRVAISHGRGGKGKLVIHYTDLDTLDGVLEKLRARKD, encoded by the coding sequence ATGAGCATCGGCAAGCCAGCCGGCGGCAAGAAGCGCGGCCTGGGCCGCGGCCTGGATGCGCTGCTGGGCCCCAAGGGCAACGTCACCCCCACCACCGTCGCCGCGGTGGCCCAGCCGCAGCCGGGCGAGGTGCTGCGCAAGCTGCCGATCGACCAGCTGCAGCCGGGCAAGTACCAGCCGCGCCGCGAGATGGACGAGGGCAAGCTGGCCGAGCTGTCGGAGTCGATCAAGGCCCAGGGCGTGATCCAGCCGATCCTGGTGCGCCAGCTGCCGGAGGGCAACTACGAGATCGTCGCCGGCGAACGCCGCTGGCGCGCCTCGCGCCTGGCCGGGCTGGACGAAGTGCCGGTGGTGGTGCGCGAGCTGGAAGACCGCACCGTCATCGCGATGGCGCTGATCGAGAACATCCAGCGCGAGGACCTCAACCCGCTGGAAGAAGCCGAGGCACTGCAGCGGCTGATCACCGAATTCTCGCTGACCCATGCCGAGGCGGCGCAGGCCGTCGGTCGCTCGCGCGCCTCGGTCTCCAACCTGCTGCGCCTGATCGACCTGCCGGTCGGCGTGCGCGTGCTGCTGGAAACCCGCCGGCTGGAAATGGGCCACGCCCGCGCGCTGCTGACCCTGGCCCCGGAACTGGCGACCAAGCTGGCCGAGGAAGCCGCCGACCAGGGCTGGTCGGTGCGCGAGGTCGAGCACCGTGCCCAGCAGTTCGCCGCCGGCAAGGTGCCGGGCGCGCGCAATGCCAAGCCGGCCCCGGCCGCGCCGCAGGCGGACATCGCCTCGCTGGAAACCGAGCTGTCCGAATCGCTCGGCACCCGGGTGGCGATCAGCCACGGTCGGGGCGGCAAGGGCAAGCTGGTGATCCACTACACCGACCTGGACACGCTGGATGGCGTGCTGGAAAAACTGCGCGCACGGAAGGACTGA
- a CDS encoding NAD-dependent epimerase/dehydratase family protein: MSVLVTGAAGFIGAHTCQALATRGDLVVGLDNYNDYYDPQLKRDRVATLCPQVTIRPLDLTDAAGLAALFDEWQPTRVVHLAAQAGVRYSLQNPQAYVQSNLVGFGNMLELCRHRGVQHLVYASSSSVYGDSATPPFSEDQRVDQPRSLYAATKAANELMAHSYAQLYGLAATGLRFFTVYGPWGRPDMAPLLFSRAVLAGRPIDVFNQGRMQRDFTHVSDIVAGILGALDHPSPDAVPHRLFNLGNHTPVELERFIEVIETAAGRSTQRVYRPMQAGDMLRTMADTTRARQAFGFEPATTIEQGMPAVVQWCRDYFGDRA, translated from the coding sequence ATGAGCGTGCTTGTCACCGGCGCCGCCGGCTTCATCGGTGCCCATACCTGCCAGGCGCTGGCCACGCGCGGCGACCTCGTCGTCGGCCTGGACAACTACAACGACTACTACGACCCGCAGCTCAAGCGCGACCGGGTGGCCACGCTGTGCCCGCAGGTGACGATCCGGCCGCTGGACCTGACCGATGCGGCCGGGCTGGCGGCGCTGTTCGACGAGTGGCAGCCCACCCGCGTGGTGCACCTGGCCGCTCAGGCCGGCGTGCGCTACTCGCTGCAGAACCCGCAGGCCTACGTGCAGTCCAACCTGGTCGGCTTCGGCAACATGCTCGAACTGTGCCGGCACCGTGGCGTGCAGCATCTGGTCTATGCCTCCAGCAGTTCGGTCTATGGCGATTCGGCCACGCCGCCGTTTTCCGAGGACCAGCGCGTGGACCAGCCGCGTTCGCTGTACGCGGCCACCAAGGCCGCCAACGAGCTGATGGCCCACAGCTACGCCCAGCTGTACGGCCTGGCCGCCACCGGCCTGCGCTTCTTCACCGTGTACGGGCCGTGGGGCCGGCCGGACATGGCGCCGCTGCTGTTCTCGCGCGCGGTGCTGGCCGGGCGGCCGATCGATGTGTTCAACCAGGGCCGCATGCAGCGCGACTTCACACATGTCTCCGACATCGTCGCCGGCATCCTTGGTGCCCTCGACCATCCCTCGCCAGATGCCGTGCCACACCGACTGTTCAACCTTGGCAACCACACCCCGGTAGAGCTGGAGCGCTTCATCGAAGTGATCGAAACCGCCGCCGGCCGCAGCACCCAGCGCGTATACAGGCCGATGCAGGCCGGCGACATGCTGCGCACCATGGCCGACACCACGCGCGCGCGGCAGGCCTTTGGCTTCGAGCCGGCCACCACCATCGAACAGGGCATGCCCGCGGTGGTGCAGTGGTGCCGTGACTACTTCGGTGACCGTGCCTGA
- the rpmB gene encoding 50S ribosomal protein L28: protein MSRVCQVSGKRVQTGNNVSHANNKTRRRFLPNLHERRFWVASENRWVKLRVSAHALRTIDKNGIDSVLAELRARGEKV, encoded by the coding sequence ATGTCCCGCGTATGCCAAGTTTCCGGCAAGCGAGTGCAGACGGGTAACAACGTCTCGCACGCCAACAACAAGACCCGTCGTCGTTTCCTGCCGAACCTGCACGAGCGTCGTTTCTGGGTTGCCAGCGAGAACCGCTGGGTCAAGCTTCGTGTTTCCGCGCATGCACTGCGCACCATCGACAAGAACGGCATCGATTCCGTTCTGGCTGAGCTGCGTGCCCGCGGCGAAAAGGTCTGA
- a CDS encoding RidA family protein, which produces MNQRDIVFPAGRRELYERNRYSPAVRANGLLFVSGQVGSREDGSPEPEFEAQVRRAFDNLNAVLAAAGCSFDDVIDVTVFMVDAETNFARAWAIVPEYWGDAPYPSLTGIGVAWLYGFQFEIKVIARLPDAAA; this is translated from the coding sequence ATGAACCAGCGCGATATTGTCTTCCCTGCCGGCCGCCGCGAGCTGTACGAGCGCAACCGTTATTCGCCGGCGGTACGTGCCAATGGCCTGCTGTTCGTGTCCGGGCAGGTCGGCAGCCGCGAGGACGGCTCGCCCGAGCCGGAGTTCGAGGCCCAGGTGCGCCGCGCCTTCGACAATCTCAATGCGGTGCTGGCCGCCGCCGGCTGCAGCTTCGATGACGTCATCGACGTCACCGTCTTCATGGTCGATGCCGAAACCAACTTCGCCAGGGCCTGGGCCATCGTCCCGGAGTACTGGGGCGATGCGCCCTATCCCAGCCTGACCGGCATCGGCGTGGCCTGGCTGTACGGGTTCCAGTTCGAGATCAAGGTCATCGCGCGGCTGCCCGACGCGGCCGCCTGA
- a CDS encoding glycosyltransferase: protein MRLLLLTYGTEGDTRPQAMLARGLLDAGHEACLLAEQQTLGTAAQLGVPHAELAGPITAEVDALVGHGNNLRAASRGLARMAQSLTDAWVEQADAAAAGCDAVLAGGLAAFIGLSVAQRHRIPVIGTGTVPVTPTRAFPSTFLPPGPWPRWLNRPSHVLATSQIWRQFRGPLNAARQARLGLRPLRRPPMEFPFLYGFSPALLPAPADWPRNHVACGQWRLPETVQALPEDLVQWLDGRPAPVFIGFGSMRGFDRRQVFGGLVQALGERPILLSPGWAGLPEDWTPPAHVRICPPVPHEALFPRCALVIHHGGSGTTHSASRAGVPQLVLPLVADQPFWARRLYERGVAAPHCH, encoded by the coding sequence ATGCGACTGCTGCTGCTCACCTATGGCACCGAGGGCGATACCCGCCCGCAGGCCATGCTCGCGCGCGGGCTGCTCGATGCCGGCCACGAGGCCTGCCTGCTGGCCGAGCAGCAGACCCTGGGCACGGCCGCGCAGCTGGGGGTGCCGCACGCCGAGCTGGCCGGGCCGATCACCGCCGAGGTCGATGCCCTGGTCGGCCACGGCAACAACCTGCGCGCGGCCAGCCGCGGGCTGGCGCGGATGGCCCAAAGCCTGACCGATGCCTGGGTGGAACAGGCCGACGCGGCCGCGGCCGGCTGCGACGCGGTGCTGGCCGGCGGCCTGGCCGCCTTCATCGGCCTGAGCGTGGCGCAGCGCCACCGGATCCCGGTGATCGGCACCGGCACCGTGCCGGTCACCCCGACCCGCGCCTTCCCCAGCACCTTCCTGCCGCCCGGACCGTGGCCGCGCTGGCTCAACCGGCCCAGCCACGTACTGGCCACCTCGCAGATCTGGCGCCAGTTCCGCGGCCCGCTCAATGCCGCGCGCCAAGCACGGCTGGGGCTGCGGCCGCTGCGCCGGCCGCCGATGGAGTTCCCCTTCCTCTACGGCTTCTCGCCGGCCCTGCTGCCGGCCCCGGCCGACTGGCCGCGCAACCATGTCGCCTGCGGCCAGTGGCGCCTGCCCGAGACCGTGCAGGCCCTGCCCGAAGACCTGGTGCAGTGGCTCGATGGCCGTCCGGCGCCGGTGTTCATCGGTTTTGGCTCGATGCGCGGCTTCGATCGCCGCCAGGTGTTCGGCGGCCTGGTCCAGGCGCTGGGCGAGCGCCCGATCCTGCTCTCGCCGGGCTGGGCCGGGCTGCCGGAAGACTGGACTCCGCCGGCGCACGTGCGGATCTGCCCGCCGGTACCGCACGAGGCGCTGTTTCCGCGCTGCGCGCTGGTGATCCACCACGGTGGCAGCGGCACCACCCACTCGGCCAGCCGCGCCGGAGTGCCGCAACTGGTCCTTCCGCTGGTGGCCGACCAGCCGTTCTGGGCGCGGAGGCTGTACGAACGCGGCGTGGCCGCCCCCCACTGTCACTGA
- a CDS encoding LysR family transcriptional regulator: protein MDRFQAMRVFVRVVEAGSLTQAAQTLQLGRATVTQLLQQLETHLQVRLLHRTTRKLSLTDEGAAYYQRAVQLLAALEEAEASVGRARSQPRGRLRIDVPSPFAQRVLMPALPDFLARYPGIELAIGASDREVDVIGQGVDCVIRGGELRDGGLVARRLCELPLALHAAPAYLARCGTPADPQQLQDPAHRLLGFRGAQSGEVYLPRLSRGGQTVVPAMHCQLSVDDGTACLAAGLAGLGIICLPTYMTAAHVRAGELVPVLAEWQLPTMPLHLVFAPSRHVSHRLRVFIDWMVEHLQPGLA, encoded by the coding sequence ATGGACCGTTTTCAGGCAATGCGGGTGTTTGTCCGCGTGGTCGAAGCGGGCAGCCTGACCCAGGCCGCACAGACCCTGCAGCTGGGGCGCGCCACCGTGACCCAGCTGCTCCAGCAGCTGGAAACGCACCTGCAGGTGCGCCTGCTCCACCGCACCACCCGCAAGCTAAGCCTTACCGACGAGGGCGCGGCGTATTACCAGCGCGCAGTGCAGCTGCTGGCCGCGCTGGAAGAGGCCGAAGCCAGCGTCGGCCGTGCCCGCAGCCAGCCGCGCGGCCGCCTGCGCATCGATGTGCCCAGCCCGTTCGCGCAGCGGGTGCTGATGCCGGCGCTGCCGGATTTCCTTGCCCGCTATCCGGGGATCGAACTGGCCATCGGTGCCAGCGACCGCGAGGTCGACGTCATCGGCCAGGGCGTGGACTGCGTGATCCGGGGTGGCGAGCTGCGCGATGGCGGGCTGGTCGCGCGGCGGCTGTGCGAGCTGCCGCTGGCGCTGCATGCCGCGCCGGCCTACCTGGCACGCTGCGGTACCCCGGCGGATCCCCAGCAACTGCAGGACCCCGCCCACCGGCTCTTGGGTTTCCGTGGCGCCCAATCCGGCGAGGTTTACCTGCCACGGCTGTCGCGTGGTGGGCAGACGGTGGTGCCGGCCATGCACTGCCAGCTCAGCGTTGATGACGGCACTGCCTGCCTGGCCGCCGGCCTGGCCGGACTGGGCATCATCTGCCTGCCCACCTACATGACCGCGGCCCATGTGCGGGCCGGGGAGCTGGTACCCGTGCTGGCTGAGTGGCAGCTGCCGACGATGCCACTGCACCTGGTGTTCGCGCCCAGCCGCCACGTCAGCCACCGCCTGCGGGTGTTCATCGACTGGATGGTGGAGCACCTGCAACCGGGCCTGGCCTGA
- a CDS encoding glycosyltransferase family 2 protein: MTQPSLSVVVPVFNERNNVAPLVGEITAALRGRIEFEVVYVDDHSRDDTLAVLTALKADVPELRVLHHQAQSGQSCAVRSGAKAARGTWIATLDGDGQNDPADIPKLLAARDAAEPAVKLFAGWRVQRQDSGSKRWASKWANAIRRRMLRDDTPDTGCGIKLFEREAFLDLPYFDHMHRYLPALMQRAGWKTVSVPVNHRARTSGVSKYNNLGRALVGIRDLRGVAWLIARSHRTQVREL, translated from the coding sequence ATGACCCAACCCTCGCTTTCGGTGGTCGTTCCTGTTTTCAACGAACGCAACAACGTCGCGCCCCTGGTCGGGGAGATCACCGCGGCATTACGGGGGCGCATCGAGTTCGAGGTGGTCTATGTCGATGACCACTCGCGCGATGACACCCTGGCGGTGCTGACCGCGCTGAAGGCCGACGTGCCGGAGCTGCGCGTGCTGCACCACCAGGCCCAGAGCGGGCAGAGCTGTGCGGTACGCAGCGGCGCCAAGGCCGCGCGCGGGACGTGGATCGCCACGCTTGATGGCGATGGCCAGAACGACCCGGCCGACATCCCGAAGCTGCTGGCCGCACGCGATGCCGCCGAACCGGCGGTGAAGCTGTTCGCCGGCTGGCGGGTGCAGCGCCAGGATTCCGGTTCCAAGCGCTGGGCCAGCAAGTGGGCCAACGCGATCCGGCGCCGCATGCTGCGTGACGACACCCCCGACACCGGCTGCGGGATCAAGCTGTTCGAGCGCGAGGCCTTCCTGGACCTGCCGTACTTCGACCACATGCACCGCTACCTGCCGGCGCTGATGCAGCGTGCCGGATGGAAGACGGTGAGCGTGCCGGTCAACCACCGTGCGCGCACCAGCGGCGTGTCCAAATACAACAACCTCGGCCGCGCGCTCGTCGGCATCCGCGACCTGCGCGGCGTGGCCTGGCTGATCGCGCGCAGCCACCGCACCCAGGTACGGGAACTCTGA
- a CDS encoding ParA family protein: MARIIAIANQKGGVGKTTTAVNLAAALAAASQRVLLVDMDAQGNATMGSGVDKREVAASTCDLLLGENSAADIRVRAPEGFDLLPGNIDLTAAEIQLMDQSEREQRLKRALGKVRDEYDFILIDCPPALSLLTLNALAAADSVLVPMQCEYYALEGLSALVETIEALRASLNPALEIEGVLRTMFDVRNNLANAVSAELTEHFGDRVFRTIVPRNVRLAEAPSHGQSIVGYDRGSRGGVAYLGLAGEIIRRTEERNKAAPAMETV, from the coding sequence ATGGCTCGGATCATCGCCATCGCCAACCAGAAAGGCGGCGTCGGCAAGACCACCACGGCCGTCAACCTTGCCGCCGCCCTTGCCGCCGCGTCCCAGCGCGTGCTGCTGGTGGACATGGACGCGCAGGGCAACGCGACGATGGGCAGCGGCGTGGACAAGCGCGAGGTGGCTGCCTCCACCTGCGACCTGCTGCTGGGCGAGAACAGCGCCGCCGACATCCGCGTGCGCGCGCCGGAAGGCTTCGACCTGCTGCCGGGCAACATCGACCTGACCGCGGCCGAGATCCAGCTGATGGACCAGTCCGAGCGCGAGCAGCGGCTCAAGCGCGCGCTGGGCAAGGTCCGCGACGAATACGACTTCATCCTGATCGACTGCCCGCCGGCGCTGTCGCTGCTGACCCTCAACGCGCTGGCTGCCGCCGATTCGGTGCTGGTGCCGATGCAGTGCGAGTACTACGCGCTGGAAGGCCTGAGCGCGCTGGTGGAGACCATCGAGGCGCTGCGCGCCAGCCTCAACCCGGCGCTGGAGATCGAGGGCGTGCTGCGCACCATGTTCGACGTGCGCAACAACCTGGCCAACGCGGTGTCGGCCGAACTCACCGAGCACTTCGGCGACCGCGTGTTCCGCACCATCGTGCCGCGCAACGTACGCCTGGCCGAGGCGCCCAGCCATGGCCAGAGCATCGTCGGCTATGACCGTGGCTCGCGTGGCGGCGTGGCCTATCTGGGCCTGGCCGGCGAGATCATCCGCCGCACCGAGGAACGCAACAAGGCCGCCCCGGCCATGGAGACCGTCTGA
- the rpmG gene encoding 50S ribosomal protein L33 produces MMAGKRDKVRMISSAGTGHFYTTDKNKKNTPGKMEFLKYDPVVRKHVMYKEGKIK; encoded by the coding sequence ATCATGGCAGGTAAGCGCGATAAGGTCCGTATGATTTCCTCGGCCGGCACTGGCCACTTCTACACCACGGACAAGAACAAGAAGAACACCCCGGGGAAGATGGAATTCCTGAAGTACGATCCGGTGGTGCGCAAGCACGTGATGTACAAGGAAGGCAAGATCAAGTAA
- a CDS encoding lipid-A-disaccharide synthase N-terminal domain-containing protein, protein MGMLEQPLEWLYWTGLHVTGWKLIGYTGALMFGGRWLVQFLASRRAGKPVIPRLFWYMSVVGSLMTLSYFLFSPKQDSVGVLQNLFPAFTALYSLHLDIRHRGWRGDRAPD, encoded by the coding sequence ATGGGCATGCTGGAACAACCGCTGGAATGGCTGTACTGGACCGGGCTGCACGTCACCGGCTGGAAGCTGATCGGCTACACCGGCGCGCTGATGTTCGGTGGCCGCTGGCTGGTGCAATTCCTGGCCTCGCGGCGCGCCGGCAAGCCGGTCATCCCGCGCCTGTTCTGGTACATGAGCGTAGTCGGCAGCCTGATGACGCTGAGCTACTTCCTGTTCTCGCCCAAGCAGGATTCGGTGGGCGTGCTGCAGAACCTGTTCCCGGCGTTCACCGCGCTCTACAGCCTGCACCTGGACATCCGCCACCGCGGCTGGCGCGGGGACCGCGCGCCGGACTGA
- the cls gene encoding cardiolipin synthase: protein MQPDGFQMSWLLLALDWLIRLVALLWIPTRTTPGAARSWLLLVGFVPLLGLPLYLLMGHPWLSARRVRRQAQVSRRIRRQQALQHEQRWIPDDDTVAAEIVPLVERQGDFMPTHGNAVELLDDYHGALRALIDDIDGAAERVHLLYYLMFDDAVGEAMVAALERASARGVRCRVLLDAVGAKRGLRRYRRRLRSAGVDVQAMMPGGLRWRRSGRMDLRNHRKIALVDGRVGHVGSQNLAGPDFIAGFPNRELVARVKGPVVAHLEAVFTSDWYVETGQALEVLSTPASTVADVAAQLLPSGPAYPFANARDAVNALIHLARRELVLVTPYFVPDEATLAALRIAALSGVRVQLVLSASNNQRLTWWAQQSYYDELLRAGVRIALHQPHFLHAKHLRVDDELALVGSINVDIRSFALNAEIGLLAYDAGLVAQLRTIEQDYLAHALQLDLAQWRRRPAWQRSREGIARLADALM from the coding sequence ATGCAGCCAGACGGATTCCAGATGTCATGGTTGTTGCTCGCGCTGGACTGGCTGATCCGGCTGGTCGCACTGCTGTGGATCCCCACCCGCACCACACCCGGGGCCGCGCGCAGCTGGCTGCTGCTGGTCGGCTTCGTGCCCCTGCTCGGCCTGCCGCTGTACCTGCTGATGGGCCATCCGTGGCTGTCGGCGCGGCGCGTCCGCCGGCAGGCCCAGGTCTCGCGCCGCATCCGCCGCCAGCAGGCGCTGCAGCACGAACAGCGCTGGATACCCGACGACGACACCGTGGCCGCCGAGATCGTGCCGCTGGTCGAGCGCCAAGGCGACTTCATGCCCACCCACGGCAACGCGGTGGAGCTGCTGGACGACTACCACGGCGCGCTGCGCGCGCTGATCGATGACATCGACGGCGCCGCCGAGCGCGTGCACCTGCTGTACTACCTGATGTTCGACGACGCGGTCGGCGAGGCGATGGTGGCCGCGCTGGAGCGGGCCAGCGCCCGCGGCGTGCGCTGCCGCGTGCTGCTCGATGCGGTGGGCGCCAAGCGCGGCCTGCGCCGCTACCGGCGCCGCCTCCGATCTGCCGGCGTGGACGTGCAGGCGATGATGCCCGGCGGTCTGCGCTGGCGCCGCAGCGGACGCATGGACCTGCGCAACCACCGCAAGATCGCGCTGGTCGATGGCCGCGTCGGCCATGTCGGCTCGCAGAACCTGGCCGGTCCGGACTTCATCGCCGGCTTCCCCAACCGCGAGCTGGTGGCGCGGGTGAAGGGGCCGGTGGTTGCCCATCTGGAGGCGGTGTTCACCAGCGACTGGTACGTCGAGACCGGGCAGGCGCTGGAAGTGCTGTCCACGCCGGCCAGCACCGTGGCCGATGTCGCCGCCCAGCTGCTGCCCAGCGGCCCGGCCTATCCGTTCGCCAACGCGCGCGACGCGGTCAACGCGCTGATCCACCTGGCGCGGCGCGAACTGGTGCTGGTGACGCCGTACTTCGTGCCCGACGAGGCCACGCTGGCCGCGCTGCGCATCGCCGCGCTGTCGGGGGTACGCGTGCAGCTGGTCCTGTCGGCCAGCAACAACCAGCGCCTGACCTGGTGGGCGCAGCAGTCCTACTACGACGAGCTGCTGCGCGCCGGCGTGCGCATCGCGCTGCACCAACCGCACTTCCTGCACGCAAAGCACCTGCGCGTGGACGACGAGCTCGCGCTGGTCGGTTCGATCAACGTAGACATCCGATCCTTCGCGCTCAATGCGGAGATCGGCCTGCTTGCCTATGACGCGGGGCTGGTCGCGCAGTTGCGCACGATCGAGCAGGACTACCTGGCCCATGCCCTGCAGCTGGACCTGGCGCAGTGGCGGCGGCGCCCGGCCTGGCAACGCAGCCGCGAGGGCATCGCCCGGCTGGCCGATGCACTGATGTGA
- a CDS encoding DUF885 family protein, with the protein MKSPLAAAILLCLALSSTQAHAASPAAAKATPASQARGEDARFQAIYEKEWQWRQSGGGEATEDGDGPASATRLPDVGPEAQAARLKVWEDVLAQLERIDAKKLSPENRVNLAVYRAQVQNLAEAVRLRSYEMPFNSDSSFWSNLSFMARREMKTAQDFRNYIARLNDVPRYFGQQTDNMRAGLARGFSVPREVLEGRDGSIAAVAALEDPTQSPLYAPFKRLPASIPAAEQAQLQQQARQAIAGSVVPAFQQLLAFYRDEYVPQARTTLAAEAMPGGEAFYRSQIREYTTLDLDAEQIHQIGLEEVARIQREMDAIIDEVGFTGASPETRFADFLHFLRTDEQFYAKTPEQLLHYAAWISKRVDAVIGRYFTLPRARFTIVPVPDDIAPFWTAGRGGMGTYWVNTYNLPARPLYNLPALTLHESDPGHAMQGALAAEQAEQPEFRRNHYISAFGEGWGLYTEKLGVEMGIYETPYEHFGRLTYEMWRACRLVIDTGVHHKGWSREQALAYLRDHTALSEHEVTTEVDRYISWPAQALSYKLGEIEIWKLRRQAESELGGKFELKAFHDFVLQQGSIPLPVLRSQVEGWIAARKG; encoded by the coding sequence GTGAAATCACCGCTTGCCGCTGCCATCCTGCTGTGCCTGGCACTTTCTTCCACCCAGGCCCATGCCGCTTCGCCGGCCGCCGCCAAGGCCACGCCGGCCAGCCAGGCAAGGGGCGAGGACGCCCGCTTCCAGGCGATCTACGAGAAGGAATGGCAATGGCGCCAGTCCGGTGGCGGCGAGGCCACCGAAGATGGCGACGGCCCGGCCAGCGCCACCCGCCTGCCCGACGTGGGCCCGGAGGCGCAGGCCGCGCGGCTGAAGGTGTGGGAGGACGTGCTGGCCCAGCTCGAGCGCATCGATGCGAAAAAGCTCTCGCCTGAAAACCGGGTCAACCTGGCGGTGTACCGCGCCCAGGTGCAGAACCTGGCCGAGGCGGTGCGCCTGCGCAGCTACGAGATGCCGTTCAATTCGGATTCCTCGTTCTGGTCCAACCTCTCGTTCATGGCCCGGCGCGAGATGAAGACCGCGCAGGACTTCCGCAACTACATCGCGCGCCTGAACGACGTGCCGCGCTACTTCGGCCAGCAGACCGACAACATGCGCGCCGGCCTGGCGCGGGGGTTCAGCGTGCCACGCGAGGTGCTCGAAGGCCGCGATGGTTCCATTGCCGCCGTGGCCGCGCTGGAGGACCCGACCCAGTCGCCGCTGTACGCGCCGTTCAAGCGGTTGCCGGCCAGCATCCCGGCCGCCGAGCAGGCGCAACTTCAGCAGCAGGCGCGCCAGGCCATCGCCGGCTCGGTGGTGCCGGCGTTCCAGCAGCTGCTGGCCTTCTACCGCGACGAGTACGTGCCGCAGGCGCGCACCACCCTGGCGGCCGAGGCCATGCCTGGCGGCGAGGCGTTCTACCGTTCGCAGATCCGCGAATACACCACGCTGGACCTGGATGCCGAGCAGATCCACCAGATCGGGCTGGAGGAAGTGGCACGCATCCAGCGCGAGATGGACGCCATCATCGACGAGGTCGGCTTCACCGGTGCCAGCCCGGAAACGCGCTTTGCCGACTTCCTGCATTTCCTGCGCACCGACGAGCAGTTCTACGCGAAGACGCCGGAGCAGCTGCTGCATTACGCGGCGTGGATCTCCAAGCGGGTGGATGCGGTGATCGGCCGCTATTTCACCCTGCCGCGCGCACGCTTCACCATCGTTCCAGTGCCCGATGACATCGCCCCGTTCTGGACCGCCGGCCGCGGCGGCATGGGCACCTACTGGGTCAACACCTACAACCTGCCGGCGCGGCCGCTGTACAACCTGCCGGCGTTGACCCTGCACGAATCCGACCCGGGCCACGCCATGCAGGGCGCGCTGGCCGCCGAGCAGGCCGAGCAGCCCGAGTTCCGCCGCAACCACTACATCTCCGCCTTCGGCGAGGGCTGGGGCCTGTACACCGAGAAGCTCGGCGTGGAGATGGGCATCTACGAAACCCCGTACGAGCACTTCGGCCGCCTGACCTACGAGATGTGGCGCGCCTGCCGGCTGGTGATCGACACCGGCGTGCACCACAAGGGCTGGAGCCGCGAGCAGGCGCTGGCCTACCTGCGTGACCACACCGCGCTGAGCGAGCACGAGGTCACCACCGAGGTCGACCGCTACATCTCCTGGCCGGCGCAGGCGCTGAGCTACAAGCTCGGCGAGATCGAGATCTGGAAGCTGCGCCGCCAGGCCGAAAGCGAGCTGGGCGGGAAGTTCGAGCTCAAGGCCTTCCACGACTTCGTGCTGCAGCAGGGCTCGATTCCGCTGCCGGTGCTGCGCAGCCAGGTCGAGGGCTGGATCGCCGCGCGCAAGGGCTGA
- a CDS encoding helix-hairpin-helix domain-containing protein, with protein sequence MHPSKVDRHHLHQLTDLPNVGPACEKDLRAIGIRVPAQVRGRDAYDMYAQLCLKTAVVHDPCVIDVFLSIVRFMAGEAAQPWWNFSKERKATLARDPLVR encoded by the coding sequence ATGCACCCCAGCAAGGTTGACCGCCACCACCTGCACCAGCTGACCGACCTGCCCAACGTGGGCCCGGCCTGCGAGAAGGACCTGCGCGCCATCGGCATCCGCGTGCCGGCCCAGGTGCGCGGCCGCGACGCCTACGACATGTACGCCCAGCTGTGCCTGAAGACCGCCGTGGTCCACGATCCCTGCGTGATCGACGTGTTCCTGTCGATCGTGCGCTTCATGGCCGGCGAGGCCGCGCAGCCATGGTGGAACTTCAGCAAGGAACGCAAGGCCACGCTGGCGCGCGACCCGCTGGTACGCTGA